The proteins below come from a single Fodinicola acaciae genomic window:
- a CDS encoding sensor histidine kinase — translation MFVVCFLGSLVVGGTAVPPVWRIGLAILTCVLACGLAAAFSGPLRLPLLCAAGFSLLQAILPLAQQIDAWLGGAFTLLLFSSFAALVWRGRIAAGQLLVRERSRAGIDAADAVKSQLAHDLHDDYLRPLTEGRQLLSAARLAPTSPETMTLVERADDLFFAQATKLRDLVNDLHPAVLDRLGLAGALADLASDTEIEYPGKTVSTFVSAGERPEWTQDRTLRLGLFRIAQEAVAAAVEHSGADRVQVAVRADETRVELTINDNGNGSETAIGRRALASMRNRCTALSGDFSFEATPGIGSLVSARIPLRERTRRSEVAVSRPSVMAVIPRHRRPDPYGLSPTSADHVDPPVALP, via the coding sequence GTGTTCGTCGTCTGCTTTCTGGGCAGCCTGGTGGTGGGCGGTACGGCGGTGCCGCCGGTGTGGCGAATTGGCCTGGCAATTCTGACCTGCGTACTGGCCTGCGGTCTGGCTGCGGCGTTTTCCGGGCCGTTGCGGCTGCCGCTGCTGTGCGCGGCGGGTTTCAGCCTGCTGCAGGCGATCCTGCCGCTCGCGCAGCAGATCGACGCCTGGCTCGGCGGCGCGTTCACATTATTGTTGTTCAGCAGCTTCGCCGCCTTGGTCTGGCGCGGCCGGATCGCCGCCGGTCAGTTGCTCGTACGCGAGCGGTCGCGCGCCGGCATCGACGCCGCCGACGCGGTCAAGTCGCAGCTGGCACATGACCTGCACGACGATTATCTGCGGCCACTGACCGAAGGCCGGCAGCTGCTGTCCGCCGCGCGGCTGGCGCCGACCTCACCGGAGACGATGACGCTGGTCGAGCGCGCCGACGACCTTTTCTTCGCGCAGGCAACCAAACTCCGCGACCTGGTCAACGATCTGCATCCGGCGGTGCTGGACCGGCTCGGCCTGGCCGGCGCGCTCGCCGACCTGGCCAGCGACACCGAGATCGAATATCCCGGAAAGACCGTCTCCACCTTCGTTTCGGCCGGCGAACGTCCAGAGTGGACACAGGATCGTACGCTGCGGCTCGGCCTTTTCCGCATCGCCCAGGAAGCCGTCGCCGCCGCCGTCGAACACAGCGGCGCCGACCGCGTGCAGGTGGCCGTACGCGCCGACGAGACGCGGGTCGAACTGACCATCAACGACAACGGAAACGGCTCGGAAACCGCGATCGGCCGCCGTGCGCTCGCGTCGATGCGCAACCGCTGCACCGCACTCAGCGGCGACTTTTCCTTTGAGGCAACGCCAGGAATCGGGTCGCTGGTGTCGGCTCGCATTCCGCTGCGCGAGCGTACCCGCCGCTCCGAGGTCGCCGTCTCACGGCCGTCGGTGATGGCGGTCATCCCCCGCCACCGCCGGCCGGATCCGTACGGCCTGTCGCCGACCTCCGCCGACCATGTCGACCCACCAGTAGCGCTGCCCTGA